From a region of the Roseivirga sp. 4D4 genome:
- a CDS encoding M14 metallopeptidase family protein gives MKRFFTFAFLFFFSLLPAFGQIPHPRETFGHEVGADYKLADYDQMLEYYDKLAASTDRVQMIEIGKSSMGRPIKLVFISNEENMKQLDRWKEISEKLARAEITEDEARRLSKEGKAIVWFDGGMHATERAHAQMTSELMWKIASEESDEMKKIRDEVITLVVPVINPDGVDIVVDWYRKTLGTPYESSGPPVLYQKYVGHDNNRDWFMNNMQETKVITNILYNEWYPQIIHNHHQTAPRWAMIFLPPFRSPVNPQIHPGITTSVNLVGTAMAQRFAMEKKPGVIANVGFSMFWNGGMRTAPYYHNQIGILTEVAQPTPTPTNYDPERKPENIRGLPADGSEIFYPYPFEGGEVKFRDAVEYMITASMAILDLAADKKDEFLYNIYNMGRDAITNANGKGAFAYVIPKAQYNASEAINLTNVLMQGGLKAHRATEAFTVNGKDYEAGSIIFYGAQSFRPFLADLMEVQDYPDQFLYPGGPPQPPYDLAGWTLPIQMGVDVDRIEKEFTANVQPIEDKLGFDKGVVAGNGRYGYVLSNKDNQSATAVNRLQKAGYTVSQFTDAQDGIEAGSFLIRSRRGLAANVTALSEELGLDFTGVSRKPSANFNELRKVKIGIYKSWQANMDEGWSRWMLEQFEFDLDTLHNEDIQSGNLSQYTAILFPDQRPAGIMNGNSARRAPEKFVGGIGKEGVEALDAYATAGGTIIFYDKASDFAIEQFKLPVKNVTAGLKPNDFFIPGSLVRMNVDNQNRLALGMPSEVSASYNQSRAFKIDENATGVMEVSKYASEDILMSGWALGEETHLANTSAMVHAERGSGDLVLFAFRPQFRGQSRGTYRMIFNAIFMGAEKNKNRLSNKN, from the coding sequence ATGAAACGTTTTTTCACTTTTGCATTTTTATTCTTTTTTTCCCTTTTACCTGCTTTTGGGCAGATTCCACATCCTAGAGAAACTTTCGGTCACGAGGTAGGTGCTGATTACAAATTGGCTGACTACGATCAAATGCTTGAATACTATGATAAGCTGGCAGCCTCGACCGATCGTGTTCAAATGATAGAAATTGGTAAGTCGTCTATGGGGCGACCGATTAAACTGGTCTTTATTTCCAATGAAGAAAACATGAAGCAGTTGGATCGTTGGAAAGAGATTTCTGAAAAGTTGGCTAGGGCCGAAATCACCGAAGATGAGGCAAGAAGGCTTTCCAAAGAAGGAAAGGCGATCGTTTGGTTTGATGGTGGAATGCACGCTACTGAAAGAGCACATGCACAGATGACATCAGAGTTGATGTGGAAGATTGCTTCAGAAGAGTCTGATGAAATGAAGAAGATCAGAGATGAGGTGATCACTTTAGTGGTGCCGGTTATCAATCCTGATGGTGTTGATATTGTAGTTGATTGGTATAGGAAAACCTTAGGAACCCCTTATGAGAGTTCTGGTCCACCCGTCTTGTATCAAAAGTATGTTGGCCATGATAATAACCGCGATTGGTTCATGAATAACATGCAGGAGACAAAGGTGATAACCAATATTTTATATAATGAATGGTATCCTCAGATTATACATAACCACCACCAAACAGCTCCAAGATGGGCAATGATCTTTTTACCACCGTTCCGTAGCCCTGTTAATCCGCAAATTCATCCGGGGATTACAACTTCTGTAAACCTTGTCGGCACGGCTATGGCGCAACGTTTTGCCATGGAGAAAAAGCCTGGTGTAATTGCCAACGTAGGTTTTAGTATGTTCTGGAACGGAGGGATGAGAACAGCTCCTTATTACCACAATCAGATTGGTATTCTCACAGAGGTGGCCCAGCCTACACCAACCCCAACGAATTATGACCCGGAAAGGAAACCTGAGAACATCCGCGGTTTGCCTGCGGACGGTTCAGAGATATTTTATCCTTATCCATTCGAAGGGGGTGAAGTGAAATTTAGAGACGCTGTTGAATACATGATTACGGCATCAATGGCAATCCTTGATTTAGCTGCCGATAAGAAGGATGAATTCCTTTACAATATCTATAACATGGGTAGAGATGCTATTACCAATGCCAATGGTAAAGGTGCCTTTGCTTATGTGATACCTAAAGCACAGTATAATGCTTCAGAAGCGATTAACCTGACTAATGTTTTAATGCAAGGTGGTTTAAAGGCACATAGAGCTACCGAAGCTTTCACTGTGAATGGTAAAGATTACGAGGCTGGTTCCATCATTTTTTATGGAGCTCAGTCATTCAGACCATTCTTGGCAGATTTAATGGAAGTTCAAGATTACCCTGATCAATTCTTATATCCTGGTGGACCACCACAACCTCCATACGACCTGGCAGGTTGGACTTTGCCAATTCAAATGGGTGTAGATGTAGACAGGATAGAAAAGGAATTCACTGCTAATGTTCAGCCGATCGAGGACAAGTTGGGCTTTGATAAGGGTGTTGTAGCGGGAAATGGGCGTTACGGTTATGTTTTGTCCAATAAGGACAATCAAAGTGCAACTGCTGTAAACAGGTTACAGAAAGCTGGGTATACAGTGAGCCAATTTACTGATGCACAGGATGGTATTGAGGCAGGTTCATTCTTGATCAGATCGAGACGAGGTTTGGCTGCAAATGTGACTGCCTTGAGTGAAGAACTTGGTCTTGATTTTACTGGTGTTTCGAGGAAACCTTCGGCAAATTTTAACGAACTGAGAAAGGTCAAGATTGGTATCTATAAGTCGTGGCAAGCGAATATGGACGAAGGTTGGAGTAGATGGATGCTAGAGCAATTTGAATTTGATTTAGATACCTTACATAACGAGGATATTCAGAGTGGTAATTTAAGTCAGTATACAGCCATTCTATTCCCTGATCAACGACCTGCCGGAATAATGAATGGTAATTCTGCCAGAAGAGCGCCCGAGAAGTTTGTTGGAGGAATTGGTAAGGAAGGTGTAGAGGCTTTAGATGCCTATGCGACTGCGGGTGGAACCATCATTTTTTATGACAAAGCAAGCGACTTTGCCATTGAACAATTCAAGCTACCTGTGAAAAACGTGACTGCCGGGTTGAAGCCTAATGATTTCTTTATTCCGGGCTCACTGGTTCGGATGAATGTTGATAATCAGAACCGATTGGCTCTTGGGATGCCGTCAGAGGTATCCGCTTCTTATAACCAAAGTCGTGCTTTCAAAATTGACGAAAACGCCACTGGAGTAATGGAAGTATCAAAATATGCCTCTGAAGACATTCTAATGAGTGGATGGGCTTTGGGAGAGGAGACTCATTTAGCCAACACATCTGCCATGGTGCATGCCGAGCGCGGTTCAGGTGATTTAGTGTTATTTGCTTTTAGGCCACAATTCAGAGGACAATCAAGAGGGACTTACAGAATGATTTTCAACGCAATCTTTATGGGAGCAGAGAAAAACAAAAACCGACTGTCTAACAAGAATTAG